Below is a genomic region from Anoxybacillus flavithermus.
TGCACCCTTTTCTTTTATTCTAGCATATACATGTATGACATCAATCTTTTCCCTTGACATAATTTTTAAAACCTTATACAATTGAAAGCAAATTGTTGCACCGAACGATTGATAGCAAACTCGTTTTATTGTTTTGCCTTAGCGTTTTCGACGTGGCCACATGGCGAAAACGAAAGGGTTAACATTGAAGCGAGTTGAGCTAAAAATACATCGGTATGTTTCACTTCATCTATACGTGAGGCATGCCGTTTTTTGTTTCTAAAGGGGGATCAACGTGAAGACAAAAGGAGAACTAGAAGACCAAATTAGTCGCGCGCTCACCCAATGGGAAAAAGAATATTTAGGTCGTGGACCACTCTCTGTGAAAACAGATATTTTACGAAACATGGTGATCGTGCAATTAAGAGGCATTTTAACTCCTGCCGAAAAAGTATTGTGCGAAACAAAAGAAGGGATGTTGTCGATTAAACGCATTCGCGCAGATTTAATTGAATCAGGTAGCGAGCAACTAAAAGAGATGATCTATACATTAACAGGTAAGCAAGTAACAAGCATGCATACAGACATTAGCACAAAAACAGGAGAACGAATGATTGTCTTTTTACTACAAGAACCAATTGACATACAAGGTTGATCTTTTAAAGGCCCTTATGGTCAGTAAAAGATAAGCCGGAAATATTTTTCGATCTGATCGAAAAATGTTTCCGGCTTTTTTGTTGAATATAAAAAAGAAACATAAAGGAGAGGATTACGATGCAAGAAATGGTTATCAACAATTTAACATCGCCCGCCATTTTATTTTTTATTCTCGGCATTATTGCTGCTCTCGTCAAATCAGATTTAAAATTACCAACAGGATTAAATGAATCGTTAAGCATCTATTTGTTAATCGCAATCGGAATGAAAGGGGGCATTGAACTTGCGGAACATTCTTTTAGCGAGCTTATTCGTCCACTAGTTGGAACATTATCACTTGGTATCATCATCCCAATTATTACGTTTGCTGTTTGTCGTCGTCTTGGCATTGATCGTAAAAACGCAACAGGTATTGCGGCAACATATGGATCAGTTAGCATCGTTACATTCGGTGCTGCACTCGCATTTGTCGAACAAGCAAATATTACGTACGAAAGTTACATGAGTGCATTTGTCGTGCTGTTAGAAAGCCCTGCCATTATCGTATCGCTTGTCATATTAAAATTGTTAGAAAGTCGCTCATATAAACAAGAAATGGTATATCGCTTCTCAGCTACATCGGTATACGGACCGATCATTAAAGAAGGGCTATTTGGAAAAAGCGTCTTTTTAATGATCGGCAGCCTCCTCGTCGGATTAATTGGTGGAGATCGTGCGCTTACGGTTGTGAAACCGTTGTTCATTGATTTATATCCAAGCGTTCTCGTTCTATTTTTACTCGGGATGGGTTTAACTGCAGGAAATCAGCTTGCAGCGGTACGGAAATACGGAATCAAATTGCTTGCTTTAGGGATTCTCTTTCCTCCTCTATATGGATTTTTAGGTGTTGTCGTTGGCTATTACTCAGGATTATCTTTCGGAGGAACGATTTTACTTAGCGTACTCGCCGCAAGCGCCTCATATATTGCAGCTCCAGCTGCGATGCGCGCATCGGTGCCAGAAGCGAATCCGGCTATCTATCTTGGCATGGCGCTCGGGCTTACATTTCCGTTTAATTTGACAATCGGCATGCCATTGTATTATGAAATGGCGAAGTGGTTCTATTAAAAAAAGCAAGGGGGCTCCCTTGCTTTTTTATTTTCGAATGCGTGGCGGTTGTTGCAAATGATTTGTTGCATAACGAAGAAGAAGCGCAAACTGCTCTTCGTTTATGTCATCTTTCGAAAAAGATAAACGCTCATGATGCTCATCATATACCACAACATGCTCACTTTTTCGCCGAAATATATGATAACGATCTTTACGTCGTTCAAAACTCACTTGTTTGATTTGATGAAGTGGTACTTCCCACATTCCCCAACGGTCGGCATATATGAGTTTTTTCGTCGTTAATACAATCTCCCTCTTTCTTTTTCTCCAATCATTTATCACAAAGATAGTTCCTAATATCGTTAATAAAACAGAAAGAATATATAAAAACGTACTTTTTTCTCTAACTGCCACTAGCCAACGTGAGCCAATAAACAAACTCAATACCGTATAAGATAACATGTTTGGCCAACGAAATGCCCACTGTTTTCGAAACAACGTATGTTCCGTTTGTTGCTCTTGCTTCATTCGTTCAATAAATTGTTTTTTATGTTCGTCAATCGAATATGTTTGAAGTGAAATAAATGGAATATACGTATATTCAAACTTGCCTCTTCCAACTTTGTTTTGAGTGTACATCCCAACCCACGCCACGTATTTTTCTTGCTCATGAACATAGGAAAGAAGATAATAGCGAATTTGTTCCTCGTACTCATTTTTCATCTCAACGTGATTGATCACTTCGATATCGCTCGGAACTACACCGTATTCATGCGTTAATATATAAAATAAATGGCTTTTCGCAAAATGAGTCAGCTCATTTGCTTCCGTTGGAAATAACGATTTTTTACCGATTCGTTCCATTTCTTCATACAGTAATCCAGCACTTTCGATATTGTTCGCGCAAGCTAAAAGAACATCTTGATCGACAGCCATGTGATGCTGTAAAGCCGTAATTACCGCTCGTGCTTGAATAGTCGGATCACGAAACGATAGCGCCTCTTGTAGTAATATAGCGATTTCCTCGTTGAAATAAAACTCCATTAAAGACAGACAAACATGCATGTCGGAGCGAACAGATAAATAATTTTCTCTCCAAAACCGAAAAACAAACGTCGGGCTATAATCAGCATCATATTGCGCATACATTTCTTTCGTTTGACGATATTGTCGAATAATTATCGAGACAATTTCGCTCTGTTGCAAATGACACGATACCCCTTGGCGATGCAAATGTAGCAATAACCAACAAAAAACATGTGACGGTAAATAGGCATAGTCTTGATCAATTAATTTTTGAACAATAGTTAATCGTTGGCGAAGCGAATCCCATGGAATGGAGAATGTTTGTTGTTGTAGCTCATTGTGAACGATATGGTACAACGCATCGTCGTATTGCTCGTCCCCAAGTTCACACATGTATCGGAATGCCATTTCTTTCGCTGCTGGGCTAAAACGTGCAAAATGTTCGAACACATCTGGGACAAACTGTGTACTTACAAAATCTAACGCAAACTGAAGAACATAATAACTCGGATCGTCCCACTCTTCCACCGGATCTGGAAACGTCTCCGATGCATATGCAATCAATTTTCGAACAAAGGTAGGATGAAGTTCTAGCTCTTCCTTCGACAACTGTTCTAGCGCATGTAGAGCTTCATATCGCTTTTGTGGATCGTGATGTTTTAAATCGCGCTTAATTTGTTTTAACTGTGAATCAATCGTTGCCAATTTGCACACCCCAATAACATCTTTGTTAGCTCCCTTCATTTTATAACGAGAAATAATTAGCGACAATATAAAGATTATGCTATTGTTAAGGTGGCATAACGAAGAAGAAAGGTGGAAACAATGAATCGGTATATCGTCATTGGCGCTGGAGTTGTTGGCGCTTCTGTTGCTTTTCATCTCGCAAAAGAAAAGGTAGAGGTTGTGATTATCGACCGTGAAGATCACGGACAGGCAACCAATGCAGCAGCGGGAATCATTTGCCCGTGGACATCACAACGGCGAAATAAAAAATGGTACGCACTTGCGAAAGGTGGTGCCGCATTTTACCCTTGTCTCATTGAACAATTGCAAACATACGGTTACGAAACTGGATATAAACGTGTCGGAGCGATTTGTTTACATCATGATCTCGATAAATTGAGAAGTATGGAAGAACGCGTACACAAACGGCGTGAGGAAGCTCCTGAAATAGGAGAAATCACTCGACTGTCTTCAAAAGAAGTAAAAGCTCGGTTTCCTTTGTTATGTGACGAATACGAAGCGCTATATGTCAGCGGAGCGGCTCGTGTAGACGGGCGTGCCTTGAGACGCGCTCTCATTCATGCTGCCACTCACTTAGGGGCAACATATATAAAAGGTGATGCAGCACTTTTGCATGAAAATGGCCGAGTCATTGGTGCCTCAGTAGCGAATGAACGTTACGAGGCGGATGCAGTCATTGTTGCAGCAGGTGTTTGGGCAAAATCGTTACTTTTGCCACTAGGTATTGAATTTCTCATCACGCCACAGCGAGCACAGATCGTGCATCTACAACATCTTGAACAACATACGGATCATTGGCCTGTCGTCATGCCTCCAAACAATCAATATTTACTCGCTTTCCCAATGAGGAAAATGGTTGTTGGCGCGACGCATGAAGACGGTGTTGGGCTCGACTGTCGTGTAACTGCTGGCGGTTTGTATGAAGTGTTACATAAAGCATTAACTATCGCCCCTCACTTAGCGGATTGGACCCATGTGGAAACACGTGTTGGCTTCCGTCCCCATGCACCGAACTTTTTACCTATATTTGGTGCCGTCCCACAAATCGAAGGCCTTTACGTGGCGAATGGGCTTGGCGCATCCGGCTTGACTGCAGGACCGTATGTTGGAGCAGAGCTTGCGAAAATGATTCTTGGGCAGCCTACTTCATTACAACAAAGCGACTACGATGTTGCCCAAGCGATTCAATTTCTTTGATGAATGCATATAAGAAAACGGAGGTTATCTCATGAATAAATGGGCGTTTGTTTCTGATTTTGACGGAACGATTTCACATAAAGATTTTTACTGGATTGTTATTGAAAAATATTTTCCTGAAGGGAAACGATTATTCGAACAATGGCGTGCTGGAAAAATAAAAGATATCGACTTTTTAAGCACTGTTTTTACATCCATTCATCAAGATGAAGAAAAAATCGTTGAAGATATTCATCACATCCCGATTGATGAAACAGTTTTACCTTTTATTAAACACGTTCAACAGAGCAAAGGTGATTTTTATGTATTAAGCGCCGGAACTGATTACTATATCCGACACATTTTCAAAAAATATGATATACGTGGTGTCGATATTTTTTCCAATGAAGGATATTATCATGATAAAAATATTCATATGCGCATTAATCCAAATCATATTCATTATTCCGAACGGTATGGCATCGATAAATCTAGCGTCATTCGCACATTGAAACAAACGTATAAAACCGTTTACTTTATTGGCGATAGTGAACC
It encodes:
- a CDS encoding 2,3-diketo-5-methylthio-1-phosphopentane phosphatase → MNKWAFVSDFDGTISHKDFYWIVIEKYFPEGKRLFEQWRAGKIKDIDFLSTVFTSIHQDEEKIVEDIHHIPIDETVLPFIKHVQQSKGDFYVLSAGTDYYIRHIFKKYDIRGVDIFSNEGYYHDKNIHMRINPNHIHYSERYGIDKSSVIRTLKQTYKTVYFIGDSEPDVHAAKVADVTFAKGTLQSLLHEQQIPFVPVDTFADVERYLQEKGVLT
- a CDS encoding FAD-dependent oxidoreductase; translation: MNRYIVIGAGVVGASVAFHLAKEKVEVVIIDREDHGQATNAAAGIICPWTSQRRNKKWYALAKGGAAFYPCLIEQLQTYGYETGYKRVGAICLHHDLDKLRSMEERVHKRREEAPEIGEITRLSSKEVKARFPLLCDEYEALYVSGAARVDGRALRRALIHAATHLGATYIKGDAALLHENGRVIGASVANERYEADAVIVAAGVWAKSLLLPLGIEFLITPQRAQIVHLQHLEQHTDHWPVVMPPNNQYLLAFPMRKMVVGATHEDGVGLDCRVTAGGLYEVLHKALTIAPHLADWTHVETRVGFRPHAPNFLPIFGAVPQIEGLYVANGLGASGLTAGPYVGAELAKMILGQPTSLQQSDYDVAQAIQFL
- a CDS encoding sodium-dependent bicarbonate transport family permease, producing the protein MQEMVINNLTSPAILFFILGIIAALVKSDLKLPTGLNESLSIYLLIAIGMKGGIELAEHSFSELIRPLVGTLSLGIIIPIITFAVCRRLGIDRKNATGIAATYGSVSIVTFGAALAFVEQANITYESYMSAFVVLLESPAIIVSLVILKLLESRSYKQEMVYRFSATSVYGPIIKEGLFGKSVFLMIGSLLVGLIGGDRALTVVKPLFIDLYPSVLVLFLLGMGLTAGNQLAAVRKYGIKLLALGILFPPLYGFLGVVVGYYSGLSFGGTILLSVLAASASYIAAPAAMRASVPEANPAIYLGMALGLTFPFNLTIGMPLYYEMAKWFY